The following are encoded in a window of Heliangelus exortis chromosome 9, bHelExo1.hap1, whole genome shotgun sequence genomic DNA:
- the MINDY4B gene encoding inactive ubiquitin carboxyl-terminal hydrolase MINDY-4B: MGETGAQPTLTQTQLEEIASKISDLNKWKEIFSFHRGTQAAVAMDHLELESPQGHHDHHLSLPQQSPGSSWSLQTGVAVPSPWKWPWLSSKSPQDRRQRLRRSGLRQSLFGDVCQRFSCEWEKANFRFQEPYSDLGYALEAEKGGTRALLMAVQAHIITYLLFIRNTECTDLERGDFGDKRAQLDMQTPPPCTPLRLHPPPPGGQDPEVPPSPTASPCRLCSISRRVQGEALAAALAETLWAAGGGGRAVVCLITTALHIAPCGDYTADNFTERIQLFEFSEKAAAQEFIFDHISCFKGEGSHGVILFLYSLLFSRTLKRVQEDLGCTATPLLNFSSGIITCTEALISLLLTGRASPQEPDGGPEPEDGATEGRAWRGPVGYLRWGRGLEEQVCRGLRTPRLPVWLCSASRRHCVLFSTDRHLLCDWKREKLFHLHLYGGQQGRRARLTVDTHSHHWEKDRHEEPSRQGKRCPAVEMAIRTKWAGATISWNGTDPFF, encoded by the exons ATGGGTGAGACAGGAGCTCAGCCCACCCTGACCCAGACACAGCTGGAGGAGATCGCCAGCAAAATTTCAGACCTaaacaaatggaaagaaatttttagTTTCCATAG AGGCACCCAGGCAGCAGTGGCCATGGACCACCTGGAGCTGGAGAGCCCACAGGGCCACCACGACCACCACCTCAGCCTCCCTCAGCAGTCCCCAGGCTCCTCCTGGTCCCTCCAGACAGGGGTGGCCGTCCCATCTCCTTGGAAATGGCCATG GCTTTCTAGCAAATCTCCTCAGGACAGGAGGCAGAGGCTCAGGAGATCA gggctGCGTCAGTCGCTCTTTGGAGACGTGTGCCAGCGCTTCAGCTGCGAGTGGGAAAAAGCAAACTTCAGGTTTCAGGAGCCATACTCTGACCTGGGCTATGCTCTGGAGGCAGAAAAG GGGGGCACAAGAGCCCTTCTGATGGCTGTACAAGCACACATCATCACATACCTGCTCTTcatcagaaacacagaatgcaCTGACCTAGAAAG aggggattttggggacaaACGGGCACAGCTCGACATGCAGACACCCCCTCCATGCACCCCACTGAGGCTGCACCCACCACCCCCCGGGGGGCAGGACCCCGaggtgccccccagccccacggcctctccctgcaggctgtgcagcatcagcaggagggtgcaggGAGAGGCTTTGGCCGCCGCCCTGGCAGAGACCCTGTGGGCAGcgggaggaggtggcagagccGTCGTCTGCCTCATCACCACCGCCCTCCACATCGCCCCATGCGGAGACTACACAGCTGACaacttcacagaaaga ATCCAGCTGTTTGAGTTctctgagaaagcagcagctcaggagttCATCTTTGACCACATAAGCTGT TTCAAAGGTGAAGGAAGTCATGGTGTGATCCTATTTTTATACAGTTTACTTTTCTCTAGGACACTGAAAAG GGTCCAAGAAGATTTAGGCTGCACAGCAACTCCTCTGTTAAATTTCAGTTCTGGAATCATCACCTGTACAGAG GCCCTGATCAGCCTTCTCCTCACGGGCCGGGCCAGCCCACAGGAACCGGATGGTGGCCCAGAGCCCGAGGACGGGGCCACGGAGGGGCGGGCATGGCGCGGCCCCGTGGGATACCTGCGCTGGGGACGGGGCCTGGAGGAGCAG gtgTGCCGGGGGCTGCGCACCCCTCGCCTGCCCGTCTGGCTCTGCAGCGCGTCCCGCAGGCACTGCGTCCTCTTCAGCACCGACAGACACCTCCTCTGCGACTGGAAACGGGAGAAACTCTTCCACCTGCACCTCTACGGCGGGCAGCAGGGGAGAAGAGCCCGTCTGACCGTGG ACACTCATTCTCATCACTGGGAAAAGGATAGACATGAAGAGCCAAGCAGACAGGGGAAGAGGTGTCCAGCTGTGGAGATGGCAATCAGGACCAAGTGGGCAGGTGCAACCATCAGCTGGAATGGGACAGACCCCTTCTTCTGA
- the ERICH6 gene encoding LOW QUALITY PROTEIN: glutamate-rich protein 6 (The sequence of the model RefSeq protein was modified relative to this genomic sequence to represent the inferred CDS: deleted 1 base in 1 codon), translating into MGQDKSMTQAQAIWTGRCFRSGEELLSQQASHTSPACTPLRHRSPRGSLQIGRDTGGTEPAVRALGGALAAPHDWPGDAGNTAPDSRSPTTNPRIPSLDPAPPGARPWPTRGGSTGADGPGPGPPPPSQAEPPPASGSASPGPAQCPHRVTLETTPWTGRLRAGRDSAENPPGREMAAPGSAQPELGQELAGEPGPVRAGAFCLPELGGRSTTLSEELSSLDVLCDTEFKEEFVKLFKSSLCTLPSVGLPALLAFRPESSQELMEIQPEEDSAPRCEYCGSLLQPFPSFKDICPQDYKSVSWRERLAEVCCGKAPSWHCSSAFQKFCCERNRDLYEFIVNERKSHEGAWSHPPAASPRQPVAPQGTKDSKLQPKEKTSQRQEERQMSKQSEAFPAEESASVAERSTLPAALLPALPTARRPSLCSQGSNQPGTISYQLSREPPSKEGWTLMPGSPAAALEEETLSNTITCCDFTPLGAKAVKNQLLEKYYKHGGKFLTMLPDGTVQLFYPSGNLAIIVVREKSHLVCIVQEDKESKAAVQAVFTSSGRGTCYYPGGSVWITMNIQGGQYMDQAGSRVRRWTWPNTIMSPGPHVSLSPIFISLNLHVGVRILGQDKITVSFLAMGQQAKFNVGTKVQPLNTIRLPPPAPALLGEEELLLLALRVRILWLSHRLRGCLSFPSYEQRDKIKPPAYLITQTLKLLQLCTTSGRSDELRSWVRAIADAQF; encoded by the exons ATGGGTCAGGACAAGAGCATGACACAAGCACAAGCAATCTGGACAGGCAGGTGTTTCAGGAGCGGTGAGGAGCTCCTGTCCCAACAGGCGAGTCACACCTCACCAGCCTGTACCCCCCTCCGGCACCGCAGCCCCAGGGGGTCCCTGCAGATAGGACGTGACACCGGCGGGACAGAACCAGCGGTCCG CGCACTCGGTGGAGCCTTAGCGGCTCCCCACGACTGGCCGGGGGATGCGGGCAACACTGCCCCGGACTCCCGCAGCCCGACCACGAACCCCCGCATCCCCAGCCTGGACCCCGCTCCGCCAGGCGCCCGCCCCTGGCCCACCCGCGGGGGTAGCACCGGGGCCGACGGACCCGGTCCCGGTCCCCCTCCCCCGTCCCAGGCGGAGCCGCCGCCGGCCTCTGGCTCTGCTTCCCCCGGCCCTGCCCAATGCCCCCACCGCGTCACCCTGGAGACGACGCCATGGACGGGGCGGCTCCGGGCGGGCCGGGACAGCGCAGAGAACCCCCCGGGTCg GGAGATGGCAGCGCCGGGCAGCGCCCAGCCcgagctggggcaggagctggcaggggagCCGGGTCCGGTGCGGGCAGGAGCCTTCTGCCTTCCTGAGCTCGGCGGCAGAAGCACAA CCCTGTCAGAAGAGCTCAGCAGCTTAGATGTTTTGTGTGACACGGAG TTCAAAGAAGAGTTTGTGAAGCTGTTCAAGAGCTCTCTGTGCACGCTCCCCTCTGTTggcctgcctgccctgctggcCTTCAGACCCGAGTCCTCACAAGAACTCATGGAGATCCAG CCCGAGGAGGACTCAGCTCCGAGATGCGAGTACTGTGGCAGCCTGCTGcagcccttcccttccttcaaaGACATTTGTCCACAGGATTACAAGTCGGTGAGCTGGAGGGAAAGGCTGGCAGAGGTTTGCTGTGGGAAGgccccctcc tggcactgctcctCTGCCTTTCAGAAATTCTGCTGTGAGCGTAACCGAGACCTCTACGAGTTCATTGTAAATGAGAGGAAGAGCCACGAGGGTGCCTGGAGCCAtccccctgctgccagcccccgCCAACCCGTGGCACCCCAAGGCACCAAGGACAGCAAACTCCAGCCCAAGGAGAAAACATCCCAGAG gcaggaggaaagaCAAATGTCCAAACAGTCAGAAGCTTTCCCGGCAGAAGAGTCAGCAAGTGTAGCTGAAC GTTCCACCCTCCCTGCAGcgctgctgccagccctgcccactGCACGCAGACCCTCCCTTTGCTCTCAAGGTTCAAACCAGCCCGGAACCATTTCCTACCAGCTTTCTCGGGAGCCCCCGTCGAAGGAGGGATGGACACTGATGCCTggttccccagcagcagctctcgAGGAGGAAACTCTCTCCAACACCATCACCTGCTGTGATTTCACCCCTCTGGGTGCAAAG GCAGTGAAGAATCAATTGTTGGAAAAATACTACAAACACGGAGGGAAATTCCTTACCATGCTCCCAGATGGAACAGTACAGTTATT TTATCCATCTGGAAATCTGGCAATCATTGTGGTGCGAGAGAAAAGCCATCTTGTTTGCATAGTGCAGGAAGACAAGGAGAGCAAGGCTGCCGTACAGGCGGTGTTCACGTCCAGCGGCCGCGGTACCTGCTACTACCCCGGGGGGTCTGTGTG GATAACCATGAATATTCAGGGTGGGCAGTATATGGAccaagcaggcagcagggtgAGAAGGTGGACGTGGCCAAACACCATCATGTCACCAGGACCCCATGTCTCCCTGAGCCCCATCTTCATCTCCCTGAACCTGCATGTGGGGGTCAGGATCCTGGGCCAGGACAAGATCACTGTTTCCTTCCTCGCCATGGGGCAACAAGCAAAATTCAACGTGGGAACCAAAGTGCAG CCCCTCAACACCATCAGGCTGCCTcccccggccccggccctgCTGGGTGAAGAGGAGCTCCTGCTGCTTGCCCTCAGGGTGAGGATCCTGTGGCTCTCACACAGGCTGCGTGGATGCCTCAGCTTCCCATCTTACGAGCAACGAGACAAAATTAAGCCTCCAGCGTACCTTATCACACAGACTTTAAAGCTCCTGCAGCTTTGCACAACTTCTGGCAGAAGCGATGAGCTGCGCAGCTGGGTCAGGGCGATTGCAGATGCTCAGTTCTGA
- the SELENOT gene encoding thioredoxin reductase-like selenoprotein T yields the protein MRAAGAVPATPALLLVLLALLAAGPGGAQHGGGAQHGGLPAKKLRMAYATGPLLKFQICVSUGYRRVFEEYMRVISQRYPDIRIEGENYLPQPIYRHIASFLSVFKLVLIGLIIVGKDPFAFFGMQAPSIWQWGQENKVYACMMVFFLSNMIENQCMSTGAFEITLNDVPVWSKLESGHLPSMQQLVQILDNEMKLNVHMESMPHHRS from the exons ATGCGGGCGGCGGGAGCGGTACCGGCGACACCGGCCctgctgctggtcctgctggcGCTGCTggcggcggggcccggcgggGCGCAGCACGGCGGCGGAGCGCAGCACGGCGGGCTGCCCGCCAAGAAGCTGCGGATGGCCTACGCCACCGGGCCGCTGCTCAAGTTCCAGATCTG TGTCTCCTGAGGCTACAGGCGGGTGTTTGAGGAGTACATGCGGGTTATCAGCCAGCGGTACCCAGACATCCGCATCGAAGGGGAGAACTACCTTCCTCAACCTATATATAG GCACATAGCATCCTTCCTGTCTGTCTTCAAACTAGTATTAATAGGCTTAATAATTGTTGGCAAGgatccttttgctttctttggcaTGCAAGCTCCAAGCATCTGGCAGTGGGGCCAAGAAAATAAG GTTTATGCTTGTATGATGGTTTTCTTCCTGAGCAACATGATTGAGAACCAGTGTATGTCAACCGGCGCCTTCGAGATAACGCTGAACG ATGTTCCAGTGTGGTCCAAGCTGGAGTCTGGCCACCTTCCTTCCATGCAGCAGCTTGTACAAATTCTTGATAACGAAATGAAGCTCAATGTGCACATGGAGTCAATGCCCCATCATCGATCATAG
- the SIAH2 gene encoding E3 ubiquitin-protein ligase SIAH2, which produces MPGAGGSPRSRRSPPRRRCRCRRSLPRPDGVGGAMSRPSSAGPGANKPCGKQQQHAPSPAGPAAVLPGPGGASPPPPPPPPPPPPQQQQQQQHHELTSLFECPVCFDYVLPPILQCQAGHLVCNQCRQKLSLCPTCRGSLTPSIRNLAMEKVASAVLFPCKYATTGCSLTLHHTEKPEHEDICEYRPYSCPCPGASCKWQGSLEAVMSHLMHAHKSITTLQGEDIVFLATDINLPGAVDWVMMQSCFGHHFMLVLEKQEKYEGHQQFFAIVLLIGTRKQAENFAYRLELNGNRRRLTWEATPRSIHDGVSAAIRNSDCLAFDTAIAHLFADNGNLGINVTISTCCP; this is translated from the exons ATGCCGGGAGCGGGCGGGTCCCCGCGCAGCCGCCGCTCCCCTCCGcgccgccgctgccgctgccgccgctcccTCCCTCGTCCCGATGGTGTCGGCGGCGCCATGAGCCGCCCGTCCTCCGCCGGCCCCGGCGCTAACAAGCCCTGcggcaagcagcagcagcacgcCCCGTCTcccgccggccccgccgctgTCCTCCCCGGCCCCGGCGGGGCCTCTCCGCCaccccccccgccgccgcctcctcccccgccgcagcagcagcagcagcagcagcatcacgAACTGACCTCGCTCTTCGAGTGCCCCGTCTGCTTCGACTATGTGCTGCCGCCCATCCTGCAGTGTCAGGCCGGGCACCTGGTCTGCAATCAATGCCGGCAGAAGCTGAGCCTCTGCCCCACTTGCCGGGGCTCCCTCACCCCCAGCATCAGGAACCTGGCCATGGAGAAGGTGGCCTCGGCGGTGCTCTTCCCCTGCAAG taTGCCACAACGGGCTGCTCCCTGACACTCCACCACACAGAAAAGCCAGAACACGAAGACATCTGCGAGTATCGTCCCTACTCCTGCCCGTGTCCTGGTGCCTCCTGCAAGTGGCAGGGATCCTTGGAAGCCGTGATGTCCCACCTCATGCATGCCCACAAAAGCATTACCACCCTTCAGGGAGAAGACATCGTTTTCCTTGCCACAGACATTAACCTTCCCGGAGCGGTTGACTGGGTGATGATGCAGTCCTGCTTTGGCCACCACTTCATGCTGGTGCTGGAGAAACAAGAGAAGTACGAAGGCCACCAGCAGTTTTTTGCCATCGTGCTGCTCATCGGCACCCGCAAGCAGGCGGAGAACTTTGCCTACAGACTGGAGCTGAATGGGAACCGCCGGCGGCTGACGTGGGAGGCGACGCCGCGCTCCATCCACGACGGGGTCTCCGCTGCCATTCGCAACAGCGACTGCTTGGCCTTCGACACCGCCATCGCTCACCTCTTCGCTGACAACGGCAACCTGGGCATTAACGTCACCATTTCTACCTGCTGTCCATGA
- the GPR119 gene encoding glucose-dependent insulinotropic receptor, producing MVGFFHAGPSFPGHLFLPSSPEKMAKLLRAVLHSLLSCLIPPANLLVIVAVCQLMRKQPGTSYVYILNLATADLLVGMTCITEALDDILDGGFDHSKSLCLLRIAMSMTPCIGSILTLLLISLDRYLAVTLPLSYPILLKKTPLVLSLVVLWMISFFLGYLPLILPSLQPGNYTGYCGLLYVAKSEYLYTICFGVFAPSLLVLVALHVSVGSIAYAQHTRLRHSCARRRHFKALRTVLLILVGFSLSWGPYLVGGTVQAACSSCTLAAPLKDALFLLGETNSLINPLIYALYSRDIRSHLAKLLGCRAQGQVQPPDPSIGTIGSWARGHPAAPYS from the coding sequence ATGGTGGGGTTTTTCCATGCTGGGCCAAGTTTTCCTGGTCATCTCTTTCTACCCTCCTCACCAGAAAAGATGGCCAAGCTCCTGCGTGCAGTGCTGCACTCTCTCCTCAGCTGTCTCATCCCCCCGGCCAACCTGCTGGTGATTGTGGCTGTCTGCCAGCTGATGAGGAAGCAGCCAGGCACCAGCTATGTCTACATCCTCAACCTGGCCACAGCTGACCTGCTGGTGGGCATGACGTGCATCACCGAGGCGCTGGACGACATTCTTGATGGAGGCTTTGACCACAGCAAGTCCTTGTGCCTCCTGCGCATCGCCATGAGCATGACCCCTTGCATCGGCTCCATCCTGACCCTGCTCCTCATCTCCCTGGACAGGTACCTGGCAGTGACACTGCCACTCTCCTACCCCATCCTCCTGAAGAAAACACCCCTGGTCCTCTCCTTGGTTGTCCTCTGGatgatttccttctttctcGGGTACTTGCCTCTGATCCTGCCCTCCCTCCAGCCAGGCAACTACACGGGTTATTGTGGGCTCCTGTATGTGGCCAAGAGTGAGTACCTCTACACCATCTGCTTTGGTGTCtttgctccatccctgctggtgctggtggcactgcACGTCTCGGTGGGCAGCATCGCCTACGCGCAGCACACGCGGCTCCGGCACTCCTGCGCCCGCCGGCGACACTTCAAGGCACTGCGGACCGTGCTCCTCATCCTCGTTGgcttcagcctctcctggggccCCTACCTTGTGGGGGGCACCGtgcaggctgcctgcagctcctgcaccctGGCTGCCCCGCTCAAGGACGCCTTGTTCCTGCTGGGTGAGACCAACTCCCTCATCAACCCCCTCATCTACGCCCTTTACAGCAGGGACATCCGGAGCCACCTTGCAAAGCTGCTCGGGTGCAGGGCCCAGGGCCAGGTGCAGCCCCCGGACCCAAGCATCGGAACCATTGGGAGCTGGGCCAGGGGCCACCCCGCAGCACCCTATTCATGA